From the Exiguobacterium aurantiacum genome, one window contains:
- a CDS encoding ABC transporter ATP-binding protein: protein MQIIEFKNVSHGDILHNVTGYFRAGRITTFVGPSGAGKTTCLKHINGLLSPDSGAIYFKGENIDSIDVIELRQKIGMAFQSAPMIDGTVYDNMNLPKAIFGETLERERAADLLQKVDLGNISLDQPIKTLSGGERSRVAIARTLVNKPDVLLLDEITASLDYRTVKEIERLIVRLQKDFGVTVVWITHDLDQARRVSDDMWFLRNGELIEFGDATFIDESDNPMIGRFVRGEEL from the coding sequence ATGCAGATTATCGAATTCAAGAACGTGAGTCATGGAGACATCTTACATAACGTGACGGGATATTTCCGGGCAGGACGGATCACGACGTTCGTCGGTCCGAGCGGGGCCGGCAAGACGACGTGTCTGAAACACATCAACGGCCTGTTATCACCGGACTCCGGCGCGATTTACTTCAAAGGGGAGAACATCGATTCGATCGATGTCATCGAGTTGCGTCAAAAAATCGGCATGGCGTTCCAAAGCGCACCGATGATCGATGGGACGGTGTATGACAACATGAACCTGCCGAAAGCCATCTTCGGCGAGACGCTCGAACGCGAGCGCGCAGCGGACCTATTGCAGAAAGTCGACTTGGGCAACATTTCGCTCGACCAACCGATCAAGACGTTGTCGGGTGGGGAACGCAGTCGCGTCGCGATCGCCCGGACGCTCGTCAACAAGCCGGACGTGCTGTTGTTGGACGAGATTACGGCGAGCCTCGACTATCGGACCGTAAAAGAGATTGAGCGGTTGATCGTGAGACTGCAAAAAGACTTCGGTGTCACCGTCGTTTGGATCACGCATGATTTGGACCAGGCCCGCCGTGTCAGCGATGACATGTGGTTCTTGCGGAACGGGGAACTGATCGAATTCGGCGACGCGACGTTCATCGACGAGTCGGACAATCCGATGATCGGTCGTTTCGTGAGGGGGGAAGAGCTATGA
- a CDS encoding VOC family protein, with the protein MIQGIHHVQVTIPKGEEERGRAFYCGVLGLPEIEKPASLQGRGGFWLEVGDQSVHVGTEDGFDRLSTKGHVAYAVSDLAEWGQKLEAEGIERLTGIPIPGFDRFEFRDPFGNRVEMIQAI; encoded by the coding sequence ATGATTCAAGGCATTCATCACGTGCAAGTTACGATCCCGAAAGGGGAGGAGGAACGGGGGCGCGCGTTTTACTGCGGCGTGCTCGGTCTTCCAGAAATCGAGAAACCGGCGTCGCTTCAAGGACGGGGCGGGTTTTGGCTCGAGGTCGGCGACCAGAGCGTCCACGTCGGTACCGAGGACGGGTTTGACCGGCTGTCGACGAAAGGACACGTCGCTTATGCCGTGTCCGACTTGGCGGAGTGGGGACAGAAGCTTGAGGCGGAAGGGATCGAGCGGCTCACGGGTATCCCGATTCCCGGATTTGACCGGTTCGAGTTCCGTGACCCGTTTGGTAATCGGGTCGAGATGATTCAAGCGATTTAG
- a CDS encoding 6-phospho-beta-glucosidase, producing MAVKVVIIGGGSSYTPEIIEGFIQRQATFPVREIVLVDIEEGRDKLDIVGRLAERMIQKAGADISLSWTLDRKEALHGADFVSTQIRVGGLAARALDERIPLKHGFIGQETNGAGGLFKAFRTIPVLIELANEMAEICPDAWLVNFTNPAGIVTEAVLKHSAHKKVIGVCNIPFNMRNSVAEILDTPVERVGIEFIGLNHFVFGRHVWVDGIDRTDDVLAALNDGNDYSPANIVGLGWSESFLKSLRMLPNPYHQYYFQTKDVLEKDLAAYEQNGTRAEVVQQVETQLFEKYKDIELDVKPEELEQRGGAYYSDAACNLMDSIYNDRGDIQTVNTLNRGTIRDLPDDAVIEVNAVITKSGPRPIAIGSLPLPIKGLITNLKTFEQLAIQAAISGSYHDAYLACLMNPLIQDEKKIDPLLRELFDAHEAYLPQFKKEVYS from the coding sequence ATGGCAGTCAAGGTTGTCATCATCGGTGGAGGTTCGAGTTATACCCCCGAAATCATTGAAGGATTTATTCAGCGACAAGCGACGTTCCCGGTCCGGGAGATCGTCCTCGTCGACATCGAGGAAGGGAGAGACAAATTAGACATCGTCGGCCGTCTCGCCGAACGGATGATTCAAAAGGCAGGAGCGGATATCTCGCTCAGTTGGACACTCGATCGAAAAGAGGCACTGCACGGGGCGGACTTCGTCTCAACACAGATTCGTGTCGGTGGCCTCGCGGCACGTGCGCTCGACGAACGCATCCCGCTCAAACACGGCTTTATCGGCCAAGAGACGAACGGTGCCGGCGGCTTGTTCAAGGCGTTCCGCACGATTCCCGTCTTGATCGAGCTCGCCAACGAAATGGCCGAGATTTGCCCGGACGCTTGGCTCGTCAACTTCACGAACCCGGCCGGCATCGTCACCGAGGCCGTGTTGAAGCATTCGGCCCATAAAAAGGTCATCGGCGTCTGTAACATCCCATTCAACATGCGCAACTCGGTCGCCGAGATTTTAGACACGCCGGTCGAACGCGTCGGCATCGAATTCATCGGACTCAACCATTTCGTTTTCGGCCGTCACGTCTGGGTCGACGGGATTGACCGCACGGACGACGTGCTCGCAGCTTTGAACGACGGCAACGATTATTCGCCGGCGAACATCGTCGGGCTCGGTTGGAGCGAGTCGTTCTTGAAGTCGCTCCGCATGTTGCCGAACCCGTACCACCAGTATTATTTCCAGACGAAAGACGTGCTCGAGAAAGACCTCGCCGCCTATGAACAGAATGGAACGCGAGCCGAGGTCGTGCAACAAGTCGAGACACAACTGTTCGAGAAGTACAAGGACATCGAGCTCGACGTGAAGCCCGAAGAGCTCGAACAACGCGGAGGCGCCTATTACTCGGACGCCGCCTGCAACTTGATGGACTCGATTTACAACGACCGCGGCGATATCCAGACGGTGAATACGTTGAACCGCGGCACGATTCGCGACTTGCCGGACGATGCCGTCATCGAAGTGAACGCCGTCATCACGAAGTCGGGACCGCGTCCGATCGCAATCGGTTCACTCCCGCTCCCGATCAAAGGACTCATCACCAATTTAAAGACGTTTGAACAACTCGCCATCCAAGCGGCCATTTCAGGTTCGTACCACGATGCCTATCTCGCCTGCTTGATGAACCCGCTCATCCAAGATGAGAAAAAAATCGATCCGCTCCTCCGTGAGCTGTTCGATGCGCATGAAGCGTACTTACCCCAATTCAAGAAGGAGGTTTACTCGTGA
- a CDS encoding DMT family transporter, whose product MKSYGILLLSIAFEVLGTSMLKLSDGFSNLLPSLVLLVSFAISFTLMGIVLKTIPLSIAYSVWAGLGTVATGLIGVFLYGEVLSTLNSIGLIIIVVGVIVMNFGKTNTVHG is encoded by the coding sequence ATGAAATCCTATGGAATCTTACTATTATCGATCGCGTTCGAAGTACTCGGGACGTCGATGTTGAAGCTGTCGGACGGCTTTTCGAACTTGCTTCCGAGCCTGGTGTTACTTGTGAGTTTTGCCATCTCGTTCACGTTGATGGGCATCGTCTTGAAAACCATTCCGCTCAGCATCGCCTATAGCGTCTGGGCCGGGCTTGGCACGGTCGCAACCGGGCTGATTGGTGTGTTCTTGTACGGGGAAGTGCTGTCGACGTTGAACAGCATCGGCCTGATCATCATCGTCGTTGGTGTCATCGTCATGAATTTCGGGAAAACGAATACGGTACACGGATAG
- a CDS encoding nuclear transport factor 2 family protein has protein sequence MLAPLIEEKERLLLTSTVRTSPERLRDLVTEDFFEIGSSGRILYREEDTNTMDLGEIDITLTNFKLDVIRDDVVLATYRTENHTTGQSALRSSIWVNIDGTWKMKFHQGTIVPA, from the coding sequence ATGCTTGCACCGTTGATTGAAGAAAAAGAACGACTGTTGTTGACGTCGACGGTAAGAACGTCGCCGGAACGATTGCGTGATTTGGTGACGGAAGACTTTTTTGAAATCGGCAGTTCGGGGCGGATTCTCTACAGAGAAGAGGATACGAACACGATGGACCTCGGGGAGATTGACATCACGCTCACCAATTTCAAGCTCGATGTCATCCGGGACGACGTCGTCCTCGCCACATATCGGACCGAGAATCATACGACGGGGCAATCCGCGCTTCGCAGTTCGATTTGGGTCAACATTGACGGGACATGGAAGATGAAGTTCCATCAAGGCACGATTGTCCCGGCATAA
- a CDS encoding DMT family transporter, with product MGFVYLVGAIVSELFGSSMLKLNAMTTSRLPVLGVAFGYVTAFYLLSLALLSIPLSFAYAFWSGVGTAATALIGFLVFKEQVRIQTVIGIGLVIVGLVLMKL from the coding sequence ATGGGCTTCGTGTATCTCGTCGGTGCCATCGTCTCTGAACTGTTCGGTTCGAGCATGTTGAAGCTGAACGCGATGACAACAAGTCGCCTGCCCGTTCTCGGTGTCGCCTTCGGTTACGTGACGGCTTTTTACTTGTTGTCGCTCGCCCTATTATCCATCCCACTCAGTTTCGCCTATGCATTTTGGAGCGGGGTCGGCACGGCTGCGACGGCGTTGATTGGCTTCCTCGTCTTCAAGGAACAAGTCCGGATTCAGACTGTCATCGGCATCGGGCTCGTCATCGTCGGACTTGTATTGATGAAACTATAA
- a CDS encoding DUF6440 family protein codes for MLFKKKTAEEVAGSKRFHVKLTEQLPELGQITILVDTATGVNYIQTWVGTGGGITPLLDANGDVVVEEGYRS; via the coding sequence ATGTTATTCAAAAAGAAAACAGCAGAAGAAGTGGCAGGATCGAAACGGTTTCACGTCAAGTTGACGGAACAACTGCCGGAACTCGGTCAAATCACCATCCTTGTCGACACGGCAACCGGCGTGAACTATATCCAGACGTGGGTTGGAACAGGTGGTGGCATCACACCGCTGCTTGATGCGAACGGTGATGTTGTCGTTGAGGAAGGGTACCGATCGTGA
- a CDS encoding PTS lactose/cellobiose transporter subunit IIA, which yields MKTETMQQLSFMIILHAGNARSSAFEAIAAAKRGEVEIAEAKMKEADAAFLEAHKMQTELLQEEARGTSSEMSVLLVHAQDHLMTAMTVKELAIEMIDMITRLNRLEETK from the coding sequence GTGAAAACTGAAACGATGCAACAACTGTCATTCATGATCATCTTGCACGCCGGCAACGCCCGCTCGTCGGCGTTCGAGGCGATCGCCGCCGCCAAACGCGGTGAAGTGGAAATCGCCGAAGCGAAAATGAAGGAAGCCGATGCGGCCTTTCTCGAAGCACACAAAATGCAGACGGAGCTCCTGCAAGAAGAAGCTCGCGGCACGTCAAGTGAGATGAGCGTTCTGCTCGTCCACGCCCAAGACCACCTTATGACGGCGATGACCGTCAAAGAACTCGCCATCGAGATGATCGACATGATCACTCGACTCAATCGATTGGAGGAAACGAAATGA
- a CDS encoding GNAT family N-acetyltransferase: MSLSTNRLTLRRVIADDAPHLLAYLSKPEVVRHMGLDPFTSLEDALEEIAWYDSILEGGTGVRWGITLTGQDEVIGSCGFLNVSAKHRRAEIGFELSSDHWGRGIAGEALRAVVYHGFAKLGFHRIEALVEPANTASQQLLERVGFTREGLLRGYEFTRGKYDDLYMYSLLETDSMT, translated from the coding sequence ATGTCACTCAGCACCAATCGGCTGACGTTACGGCGGGTGATAGCGGACGATGCGCCGCACCTGTTGGCGTATTTATCAAAACCCGAGGTCGTCCGCCATATGGGACTCGACCCATTCACGTCGTTAGAGGATGCGTTAGAAGAGATTGCCTGGTACGACTCAATTCTCGAGGGAGGGACAGGTGTCCGCTGGGGCATCACGTTGACCGGGCAAGATGAGGTCATCGGCAGTTGTGGATTTTTGAACGTCTCAGCGAAACACCGACGAGCCGAAATTGGGTTTGAGCTCAGCTCGGATCATTGGGGAAGAGGTATTGCTGGTGAGGCGCTCCGAGCGGTCGTTTATCATGGGTTCGCAAAACTCGGGTTCCATCGTATCGAGGCGCTCGTTGAACCGGCGAATACCGCGTCACAACAGCTCCTCGAGCGGGTCGGATTTACGCGAGAAGGGTTGCTGCGGGGGTATGAGTTCACACGTGGTAAGTACGACGATTTATATATGTATTCATTGCTTGAGACAGACAGCATGACATGA
- a CDS encoding GntR family transcriptional regulator — protein sequence MSQSTLQTAIKEELLARIKSGHYTEGEKFPTEYALCEEFDVSRTTVRGALNQLTTEGYLVRQQGRGTFVAGKKVRQTLSHTPNNYAAQLAVQGKRGQVSLIDLSVVSATKQLADVFTVEEQAPIQKIERIRHADGEPTQYEVSFIPWQIAPGITKDQAEHSLFQTLSQVHDVHVAKTTEALEIALADEKVSGLLDCPLGTPCFYIETVTEDEVGRTIEYSRSYFRGDKTSFVIERSYS from the coding sequence ATGTCGCAATCGACGCTTCAAACCGCAATCAAAGAAGAATTACTAGCCCGCATCAAGAGCGGCCATTATACAGAGGGAGAGAAATTCCCGACCGAATATGCCTTGTGCGAGGAGTTCGACGTCAGCCGGACGACCGTACGCGGTGCGCTCAACCAATTGACGACGGAAGGGTATCTCGTCCGCCAGCAAGGGCGCGGCACGTTCGTCGCCGGTAAAAAAGTACGACAGACGTTATCGCACACGCCAAACAACTACGCCGCCCAACTCGCCGTCCAAGGGAAGCGGGGGCAAGTATCGCTCATCGACTTGTCCGTCGTCTCAGCGACGAAACAACTTGCGGACGTGTTCACGGTCGAAGAGCAGGCACCGATTCAAAAGATCGAGCGAATTCGTCACGCCGACGGGGAGCCGACGCAGTACGAGGTATCGTTCATCCCGTGGCAGATTGCACCGGGCATCACGAAAGACCAGGCCGAGCACTCGCTCTTTCAGACGTTGTCGCAAGTGCACGACGTCCACGTCGCCAAGACGACGGAGGCGCTCGAGATCGCGCTCGCCGATGAGAAAGTGAGTGGGCTGCTCGACTGTCCGCTCGGCACACCGTGTTTCTATATCGAGACGGTGACCGAGGATGAGGTGGGACGAACAATCGAATATTCACGGTCCTACTTTAGAGGGGATAAGACGAGCTTCGTCATCGAGCGGAGCTACTCATGA
- a CDS encoding ABC transporter permease, with the protein MTFIELMTSLIFVAIPLGLALFLKLGLERDILIATVRSIVQLLIIGYILTFVFESDSPVFMLLMILLMIGAATQNIIKKGDGIPGITWMILLTLVTVETLTMGLMLGFGIIPFEPEKVIPISGMVIGNCMVLSLLFLNKFKDEVERSDEVIELILSFGGTPKAAIERSLKSAIRTSMIPTVEAQKTMGLVQLPGMMSGLIIGGADPMEAVLYQLLILFLILTTASISAVMVGYLAYPRLFNQKLQFVGLTDRKGKTT; encoded by the coding sequence ATGACGTTCATCGAACTGATGACCTCATTGATTTTCGTCGCCATCCCGCTCGGTTTGGCGCTATTTTTGAAGCTCGGACTCGAACGCGACATCTTGATCGCGACGGTGCGGTCGATTGTTCAGTTGCTTATCATCGGTTATATTTTGACGTTCGTCTTCGAGAGCGACAGTCCGGTGTTCATGTTGCTCATGATTCTCTTGATGATCGGGGCGGCGACACAGAACATTATTAAAAAAGGGGACGGCATCCCCGGCATCACATGGATGATTCTTTTGACCCTCGTCACGGTCGAGACGCTGACGATGGGTCTCATGCTCGGGTTCGGCATCATCCCGTTTGAGCCGGAGAAAGTCATCCCAATCAGCGGTATGGTCATCGGGAACTGTATGGTATTGTCGCTTTTGTTCTTGAACAAGTTCAAAGACGAGGTCGAGCGGAGCGATGAAGTGATTGAGCTCATCCTATCGTTCGGCGGCACACCGAAAGCGGCAATCGAGCGCAGTTTGAAGAGCGCCATCCGCACGAGCATGATCCCGACCGTCGAGGCGCAGAAGACGATGGGGCTCGTCCAACTTCCGGGTATGATGAGCGGACTCATCATCGGCGGGGCCGATCCGATGGAAGCGGTGCTGTATCAATTGCTCATCTTGTTCCTCATTTTGACGACCGCGTCCATTTCGGCGGTCATGGTCGGCTATCTCGCGTATCCGCGCCTGTTCAACCAAAAACTTCAGTTCGTCGGGTTGACGGATCGAAAGGGGAAAACGACATGA
- a CDS encoding TetR/AcrR family transcriptional regulator produces MSKKQLLLRTAAQIIQTEGIQQLSMDHLAKRAGITKGGVLYHFESKANLLQQMNRMALDEFENRIVHHQTGLDGPYPFTRAYALATLDYSDGDADLIAVFISSQEDTSGKLWNDAAKRWDEQFAADGPDADCVLELRLLCDGFWFALTYGYSAAFKDRAPRIIRQKCDVLSKGES; encoded by the coding sequence ATGAGTAAAAAACAATTGTTACTGCGGACCGCCGCACAGATCATTCAAACCGAGGGCATTCAACAACTGTCGATGGACCACTTAGCCAAACGCGCCGGTATCACGAAAGGTGGCGTCTTATACCACTTTGAAAGCAAGGCCAACCTGTTGCAGCAGATGAATAGAATGGCACTCGATGAATTTGAAAATCGGATCGTCCATCATCAAACCGGGTTGGATGGTCCTTATCCGTTCACACGCGCCTACGCCCTCGCGACGCTCGATTATAGCGATGGTGATGCCGACTTGATTGCCGTCTTCATCTCATCCCAAGAAGATACGAGCGGAAAGCTTTGGAATGACGCCGCCAAACGATGGGATGAACAGTTCGCCGCGGATGGTCCAGATGCTGATTGCGTGCTCGAGCTTCGACTACTCTGCGACGGGTTTTGGTTCGCGTTGACATACGGCTATAGCGCTGCGTTCAAAGACCGTGCCCCCCGCATCATCCGACAAAAGTGCGACGTGCTGTCAAAAGGAGAATCGTAA
- the celB gene encoding PTS cellobiose transporter subunit IIC: protein MNKFIEIAGRIGSQRHLVAIRDGFVSVMPLIIVGSLAVLINNFPAINLGGLSLDFVGMMNNAFGEGNWQGLGGNIWTASFAILGLLVAFSIGYNLARSYGVDGLAAGILSVASYIMLVPVTEDWGLNFAWLGAQGLFVAIIVSIVVTELFRYLINTKLTIKMPDGVPGGVTRSFQALIPSMLILTLVAAVQLFMTLQIELSIFEVIFKVIQQPLQGFGDSLAAGLVIAFLNHILWFFGLHGTNIIGSVIEPIYLPLIEQNLAAFQAGASAYDVPFTVTKPFLDTFVFMGGSGTTFALLLAIFIVVRKQRNHPYHQVAKLSAPAGLFNINEPVIFGLPIVLNPVMLIPFILVPVTLTIVSYVALTTGMVPKTVAIVPWTTPPIISGYLVTGGSVRGVLLQLVNLTIATAMYIPFVMAGAKAMTAEINKNQSAAKEGEKIS from the coding sequence GTGAACAAATTTATCGAAATCGCTGGGCGCATCGGCTCCCAGCGTCACTTGGTCGCCATCCGCGACGGATTCGTATCGGTCATGCCGCTCATCATCGTCGGCTCGCTCGCTGTCCTCATCAACAACTTCCCTGCCATCAACTTAGGTGGCCTCTCGCTCGACTTCGTCGGCATGATGAACAACGCCTTCGGCGAAGGCAACTGGCAAGGGCTCGGCGGCAACATTTGGACCGCCTCGTTCGCCATATTAGGACTGCTCGTCGCCTTCTCGATCGGCTATAACTTGGCCCGGTCGTACGGGGTCGACGGGCTCGCTGCCGGTATTCTCTCGGTCGCGTCGTATATCATGCTCGTCCCGGTCACCGAAGACTGGGGACTGAACTTCGCCTGGCTCGGCGCGCAAGGGTTGTTCGTCGCCATCATCGTCTCCATCGTCGTCACCGAGCTGTTCCGTTATCTCATCAACACGAAATTGACGATCAAAATGCCGGACGGAGTTCCGGGCGGGGTCACGCGTTCGTTCCAGGCGCTCATCCCATCAATGCTCATCTTGACGCTCGTCGCTGCGGTACAGTTGTTCATGACGCTCCAAATTGAGCTCAGTATCTTTGAGGTCATCTTCAAAGTCATTCAACAACCGCTCCAAGGGTTCGGCGACTCGCTCGCGGCGGGTCTCGTCATCGCCTTCTTGAACCACATCCTTTGGTTCTTCGGGTTGCATGGCACAAACATCATCGGTTCGGTCATCGAGCCAATCTATCTGCCGCTCATCGAACAAAACTTGGCCGCGTTCCAAGCGGGTGCGTCGGCGTATGACGTCCCGTTCACGGTCACGAAGCCGTTCCTCGATACGTTCGTCTTCATGGGCGGATCGGGTACGACGTTCGCACTTCTGCTCGCCATCTTCATCGTCGTCCGCAAGCAGCGCAATCACCCGTACCATCAAGTCGCGAAACTGTCGGCACCGGCTGGACTGTTCAACATTAACGAACCGGTCATCTTCGGTCTTCCAATCGTGTTGAACCCGGTCATGTTGATCCCGTTCATCTTGGTCCCGGTCACGCTCACCATCGTATCGTACGTCGCCTTGACGACCGGTATGGTACCGAAAACGGTTGCCATCGTGCCATGGACGACACCACCGATCATCAGCGGTTACCTCGTCACCGGCGGTAGCGTCCGCGGCGTCTTGCTCCAACTCGTCAACTTGACGATTGCGACAGCGATGTACATCCCGTTCGTCATGGCAGGAGCGAAGGCGATGACGGCCGAAATCAATAAGAACCAATCTGCTGCCAAAGAAGGAGAGAAAATTTCGTGA